In Carya illinoinensis cultivar Pawnee chromosome 10, C.illinoinensisPawnee_v1, whole genome shotgun sequence, one DNA window encodes the following:
- the LOC122278174 gene encoding 7-deoxyloganetin glucosyltransferase-like: MARAVCIPYPAQGHVNPMMKLAKLLHHKGFHVTFANTEFNHRRLLKSRGPDSLDGLPDFRFETIPDGLPPSDVDDATQDIPSLSDSIRKTCLVSFHSLLAKLNDTHVSSNVVPPVSCIVSDLGMSFAIDAAEELGIPVLLLWTASACGFLGYAHSRHLVERGDLTVVLKDESCLTNGNMDTTIDWIPGLKKIHLKDLPGFLFTLDPNDIMLNFILEMIEKASKAFAIVVNTFDALEQEALDVLSSMFPPIYSIGPLHLVLNQIPQKDLVSNIGSNLWKYEGDYLEWLNSKEPNSVIYINFGSVVELTPSQMVEFAWGLANSKKAFLWVIRPDIVKDASLIVLHHEFVIETKNRGIILSWCPQEHVLSHPSIGGFLTHSGWNSMLESMCAGVPMLCWPFFAEQQTNCRFACVEWGIGMEIDCNVKRDVVERLVRELMDGEKGKEMRKHTMEWKKMA; encoded by the exons ATGGCTCGTGCTGTTTGCATCCCATACCCAGCTCAAGGCCATGTTAATCCGATGATGAAACTAGCAAAACTCCTCCACCACAAAGGCTTCCACGTAACCTTTGCCAACACTGAGTTCAATCACAGACGCTTGCTCAAGTCTAGAGGTCCTGATTCCTTGGATGGCTTGCCGGACTTTCGCTTTGAAACCATCCCCGACGGTTTGCCTCCTTCCGATGTTGACGACGCAACCCAAGACATCCCATCACTGAGTGACTCTATCAGAAAGACTTGCTTGGTTTCATTTCATAGTCTATTGGCGAAACTTAATGATACTCATGTCTCCTCAAATGTTGTCCCTCCAGTGAGCTGCATAGTTAGTGATTTAGGTATGTCTTTCGCCATTGACGCTGCTGAAGAACTTGGAATCCCCGTCCTTCTATTGTGGACTGCGAGTGCATGTGGCTTCTTAGGATATGCACATAGCCGCCATCTTGTCGAAAGGGGTGATCTTACAGTAGTACTCAAAG ACGAGAGCTGTCTTACAAATGGGAATATGGACACTACTATTGACTGGATTCCAGGGTTGAAAAAAATCCACCTCAAGGATCTTCCCGGCTTTCTATTCACATTGGATCCAAACGATATCATGCTGAACTTTATTTTGGAGATGATAGAGAAAGCTTCGAAAGCTTTCGCCATAGTTGTAAATACTTTTGATGCACTGGAGCAAGAAGCATTGGACGTCCTTTCCTCCATGTTTCCTCCCATTTACTCCATTGGCCCTCTTCATTTGGTTCTTAATCAAATTCCACAAAAGGATTTAGTGTCCAATATTGGTTCCAATCTTTGGAAGTATGAAGGTGACTATCTTGAATGGCTCAACTCCAAGGAACCCAACTCAgttatttacataaattttgGTAGTGTTGTTGAGCTAACCCCATCACAAATGGTCGAGTTTGCTTGGGGACTTGCTAATAGCAAGAAAGCCTTCCTGTGGGTAATTAGGCCTGACATTGTGAAGGATGCTTCATTGATTGTACTGCATCATGAGTTTGtaattgaaacaaaaaacaGAGGTATTATATTAAGTTGGTGCCCACAAGAGCATGTGCTAAGCCACCCATCAATTGGGGGATTCTTAACCCATAGCGGATGGAACTCAATGCTTGAAAGCATGTGTGCAGGAGTGCCTATGCTCTGTTGGCCATTCTTTGCTGAGCAGCAGACAAATTGCAGGTTTGCTTGCGTTGAATGGGGCATTGGCATGGAGATTGATTGTAATGTAAAAAGAGATGTAGTGGAGAGGCTTGTGAGAGAGTTAATGGATGGAGAGAAGGGTAAGGAGATGAGGAAACATACCATGGAGTGGAAGAAAATGGCTTGA